The nucleotide window TCAGGATGGCTGTTGGACGTGGACATGTAAAGGTATATGTACCAGAAGGTATATTTATCGTGAAGGAGATAAAACTGCCATCCTATACCAGTCTTGTCGGCGCAGGAAAGGGAAAAACAGTCATCAAGCTTCATGACTCTTCCCCAAAAGGAAAAAGGCTAGTAACGAATAAACATCACCGAACGGGAAATCGCAACATTTATGTCAGCGGAATGACCCTGGACTGGAATGTTGAACGGCTCGGAAATGTTGAAAAAACAAGCACCTGGGGAAACCACTCCAGCTGCCTGCTGTATGCCAATGTAAAATACGGCTGGGTAAAGGATGTTGAAGGAATCAACCCCGGGCTTCATTGCTTCGACATTTCGTCACCTCTCTACAATTACTATGGAGATGGGTACCGGGCAAGGGGCGGAAGTGAATTTATCTGGCTGGACAATCTGACAGGCTACGGTTTTGGCGATGATGGGATTACCACTCATCATAGCGATAACATTTTCATTTCAAATTGCCATATGAGTGATCCAAGCGGAAAAGCACATAAAAAAGGATTTTCAAACTCCAACGGAATAGAAATAGATGATGGTTCAAGAAATGTATGGCTATTGAACAACTCTACCACCAGATGCTTCGGCGGTATTGAAATTAAGGCCCACCATACATCTTCTGCAGCAAATAATGTTGTCATTATAGGCCATTTATCAGTGAACGATAATCGATCTTATAATTTTCGGCATATTGGCCATCACAAGGAGAATGATCCTGAATCAAAAACAGCCATTAACATAACAGCAGCCAACATCATCTCCATCCATCCGGTTTACACTGAACTATATGCCCATTCAGCACCTAGAGCCATGGTTGTATCTGCGTACAAAAACGTTGCCGTCAACCATTTCACGGCAATTGGCGATCCATCCTATGACTATAATGGCGAACCTGTCTTGGCCATCCAGTACAGAGCCCGAAATGTCATGCTAAAAAATATAGAACTAAGGGGTTTTTCAAACGCTGGTTCAGACATCAAGGTTTTCGGAGGCAATAATCATGCTGACAATGTAAAAATTAGAAATGTGGTCACAACACATTCTGCTCCTAAAACAATAGAAATCGGGAAGGGCGTAACAGAATCATCAGTTGAGAAGGTTTTCGCTGAGGCAATCAATGGCAGGACAGTTGTACAAATATCTGAAAATAAGGCCATGGTAAAGGATATTCAATCAAAAGGCTTCAGGCAAAATATATCGAGACACTTCGGAAGTGAGATTAAGGTGTGACGGTATGAAACAGAGAGAGGAAGCAGTGCAACTGCTTCCTCTCTTCAAACGAGCACCCATTTATGAATTGACTGAGCGACTCCGCTTTCACGATTCGTACCTGTAACATCATCCGCAGCTTCCTTGACAACATCCTGGGCATTTCCCATCGCGATTCCCAATCCAGCCTCAGTGATCATTGCAATGTCATTCAGGCTGTCTCCAACGGCCATCACGTTTTCCATTGAAATCCCTAATAATTCACAGACCTTCTGCAAGCCCTTGGCCTTATTGATTCCTAA belongs to Mesobacillus sp. AQ2 and includes:
- a CDS encoding glycosyl hydrolase family 28-related protein, which produces MLKLERNHDPRKNAEMISRISGKKLSMVQLISETNQLFREVSEDYKPLLMNSNKKISSIFTNFQTSLRRVFQTKSAFDDAVQYDTIVDRNGNVFPDWIGKLNEEYKHLVKEINREVHIEDFGAVGDGKTDNTEAFRMAVGRGHVKVYVPEGIFIVKEIKLPSYTSLVGAGKGKTVIKLHDSSPKGKRLVTNKHHRTGNRNIYVSGMTLDWNVERLGNVEKTSTWGNHSSCLLYANVKYGWVKDVEGINPGLHCFDISSPLYNYYGDGYRARGGSEFIWLDNLTGYGFGDDGITTHHSDNIFISNCHMSDPSGKAHKKGFSNSNGIEIDDGSRNVWLLNNSTTRCFGGIEIKAHHTSSAANNVVIIGHLSVNDNRSYNFRHIGHHKENDPESKTAINITAANIISIHPVYTELYAHSAPRAMVVSAYKNVAVNHFTAIGDPSYDYNGEPVLAIQYRARNVMLKNIELRGFSNAGSDIKVFGGNNHADNVKIRNVVTTHSAPKTIEIGKGVTESSVEKVFAEAINGRTVVQISENKAMVKDIQSKGFRQNISRHFGSEIKV